Genomic segment of Parageobacillus genomosp. 1:
CGGCGCCGGATACGGTCTATCCGTTCTCGCAAGCAGAATCGGTATGGCTGCCTAATTTCAAAGATGTGATTGAAACGGCGAAAAAAGTCATTAACTTCTAAGAGTAACAATTAGGAAGAAGCAATGCGCTTCTTCCTTCCCTCATACTTTTCGGAAAACAATAGGAGGTCGACAAACAGTGGCATTTGAATTTAAGCTGCCGGATATCGGCGAAGGCATTCATGAAGGAGAAATCGTCAAATGGTTTGTCAAACCTGGCGATGAAGTCAATGAAGACGATGTTTTATGCGAAGTGCAAAACGATAAAGCGGTCGTGGAAATTCCATCCCCGGTAAAAGGGAAAGTATTGGAGATTTTAGTAGAAGAAGGAACAGTGGCAACCGTTGGTCAAACATTAATTACGTTTGATGCGCCTGGGTATGAAAATATGACATTTAAAGGTCAAGAACAAGATGAGCCGAAACAGCAGGAAAAACCTCAAGAAATGTCGAAAGAAGAAAAGAGCGAAGCGGCAGCTCCACAAGCAGAACCTTCTAAACAGCCGGAAGTCGATCCGAACCGCCGCGTCATCGCAATGCCTTCTGTGCGTAAATATGCGCGTGAAAAAGGTGTCGATATTCGCCTTGTGCAAGGAACCGGAAAAAATGGCCGCGTGTTAAAAAGCGATATTGACGCATTCCTAGCCGGCGGTGCAGAAACGGCGCAAAAACAAGAAACACCAGCGGCAAAAGAAGAAAAAGCAGCGGCTGCAGCAGCCCAACAACCGGTTGTGCTAGAAGGCGAGTTCCCAGAAACTCGCGAGAAAATGAGCGGCATCCGCCGTGCGATTGCCAAAGCGATGGTCAATTCGAAACATACGGCGCCACATGTCACTTTAATGGACGAGGTGGATGTGACAAAACTGGTCGCACACCGCAAAAAATTCAAAGAAGCTGCAGCGGAAAAAGGTATCAAGCTCACTTTCTTGCCATATGTGGTGAAAGCATTGACATCGGCGCTGCGTGAGTTCCCGGTTTTAAATACATCTATTGACGACGAAACGGAAGAAATCATTCATAAACATTACTACAACATCGGCATTGCTGCCGATACGGACCGCGGATTGCTCGTTCCGGTCATCAAACATGCGGACCGCAAACCAATTTTTGCTCTTGCAAAAGAAATTAATGAACTTGCGACAAAAGCACGTGAAGGAAAACTAGCACCAAACGAAATGAAAGGTGCTTCCTGCACGATCACCAATATCGGTTCGGCCGGCGGTCAATGGTTTACTCCAGTTATTAACCATCCGGAAGTGGCTATCCTTGGCATCGGACGCATTGCCGAAAAACCGATTGTCCGTGACGGCGAAATCGTGGTTGCTCCGGTATTGGCGCTGTCGTTAAGCTTTGACCATCGCATGATTGATGGTGCCACAGCGCAAAAAGCGTTGAATCACATTAAACGTCTATTAAATGATCCTGAATTATTATTAATGGAGGCGTAAAACAATGGTAGTTGGCGATTTTGCAATTGAAACAGAAACGCTCGTTGTCGGTGCAGGTCCTGGCGGTTATGTGGCTGCGATTCGTGCAGCCCAGCTAGGCCAAAAAGTAACAATTGTCGAAAAAGGTAACCTTGGTGGAGTATGCTTAAACGTTGGATGCATCCCGTCTAAAGCACTTATTTCTGCAAGCCATCGCTATGAAGAAGCGAAACATTCCGAAGAGATCGGAATTAAAGCGGAAAATGTGACCGTCGATTTTTCGAAGGTGCAACAATGGAAAGCGAGTGTCGTGAAAAAATTAACAAGCGGCGTCGAAGGCTTGCTGAAAGGAAATAAAGTAGAAATTGTACAAGGCGAAGCGTATTTTGTCGACGCCAATACGGTGCGTGTCGTTAATGGGGACAAAGCGCAAACATATACATTTAAAAACGCTATTATTGCGACGGGTTCCCGCCCGATCGAGCTTCCAAGCTTTAAGTTTTCGAATCGTGTGCTTGATTCCACAGGTGCGCTCAACCTGCAGGAAATTCCAAAATCGCTTGTCGTCATCGGCGGCGGGTATATCGGCGTAGAATTAGGCACAGCGTATGCGAACTTTGGAACAAAAGTAACCATCGTCGAAGGAGCAGATGAAATTTTATCCGGTTTTGAAAAACAAATGACAGCCATTGTGAAACGCCGCTTAAAGAAAAAAGGCGTCGAAATCTTCACCAATGCGCTTGCTAAAGGTGTAGAAGAGCGGGAAGACGGCGTAACGGTTACCTTTGAAGTAAAAGGGGAAACGAAAACGATTGACGCAGACTATGTGCTCGTAACAGTGGGACGCCGTCCGAATACCGACGAGCTCGGTTTAGAACAAATCGGTATCAAAATGACGGATCGCGGCTTAATTGAAGTGGATAAACAATGTCGGACAAGCGTTCCGAATATTTTCGCCATCGGCGACATCGTTCCGGGACCGGCGCTTGCCCATAAGGCGTCCTATGAAGGAAAAATCGCTGCCGAAGCGATCGCTGGAAAACCGTCTGAAGTGGATTACATCGCAATTCCAGCCGTTGTGTTCTCTGATCCGGAATGCGCTTCTGTCGGCTATTTTGAACAGCAAGCAAAAGACGAAGGAATTGATGTCGTGACGGCAAAATTCCCGTTTGCTGCAAACGGCCGCGCGCTTTCTTTGAACGATACAGACGGATTTGTGAAGCTCGTCGCCCGTAAAGAAGACGGTGTCATCATTGGTGCGCAAATTATCGGTCCGAACGCTTCCGATATGATCGCCGAACTCGGGCTTGCCATCGAAGCGGGAATGACGGCGGAAGATATCGCATTGACGATTCACGCTCACCCAACGTTAGGCGAAATTGCAATGGAAGCAGCAGAAGCTGTTCTTGGCACTCCAATTCATATTATCACTAAATAAGTGGACAAATGGGTTTCAGACAAATGTCTGAAACCCATTTTGTTCTATAAATGACCTTTCTTGTCCACTGATCAATAATATTTTCCCTTGCTTGTTCATATCGTTATGGTAGAGAAAATGTGGGGGATGACTAATGAAAGAATATGTGGCATTTTTACTGCAAATGATGATTTGGAGCAGCTTTTCACTCATTGAATGGCTGTCAGGGCGGGATCGGCCATTTTTTAAAGGGATGATGCTTTGCGTGTTTTTATATATTGCCTTTTTGTTAGCGCGAAAACTGGGCTTGCGCACCCGAAAAGCGTTTTGGACAACAACATTGACGGCCGTTGTGTACTTTACTTGTCAGCATTTTGTCTGGGAGACGTTTCGGTAAGGAAAAAAACGATAACGGAACCACTATCGCTTGCAGAAGTACATCACTTTTCCATTAAACAGATGAAGCTCTCCTTCTAGTTTTTTGGCGAGAAACTTGCAAAACTCATTCGCTTTCCCTTTATCGCCGTATGTCGCCTCATTAGGTAGTGTAATTTGAATAAATGATTGTTCACTTTCTCCGTTTGTTTCCGCATGCGTCCCAACGCCGACGATGATCGCTCGATACCGGTGGCCGTCCCCTTTTAAGTAAAACCATTTTCCCTTTCCTTCGTCCGTTTCCACCAGCTGATAAGGAAAGGCGGCTTGTTCGTACCTCCAACCAAGCTGCTCCCCCGTTTTGCTTAAAATATCCCGGTAATACTGAAACAATTGTTTCACTTCTTCTAATGTAATCGTTTTCTGTTTCGATGCAGGAACGAGCTTTATGTAAGCATGCGTCGCCATATACGAATCACCTCTATCATTAACGTCCCATATTTTTATTGTAGCATGTTTACGTAAGGGAGAGCTATTGATTTTAACATATTTTAGAATTATAATAATATTCAATACATTTATAAGGGAGGGAGCTTATGAATTTATTTGAAAAGCTATATGATGAATATGAAAAGGTGAAAGTTCGATTTGTTGGTTTTATAGCGAAGGATACTCGCTACGATTTTGGAATTGTGTATACGAATATGTTCTTTGGAAAACCTCTTGTTATTTGCATGCAAACAGGCCGCTCTATCCTCCTCGATCCAAAAGACGTAGAAAATCATAAATATTTGCAACAAATTTTCCGCATCGATACGGAAGAGCAAGCTGCTGATTTAGCGGAGTTCTTCTCTGTTGTCCTTCCATTCACATCCGTTCATCCCGAATATGAATATTAAAAAGCGAGTATTTTTACTCGCTTTTTTTGATGAGTAAAGAATAAATGTGACATACAAATTCGGTGTTGACAACATAAATGTGATATATTATTATTGAATTAGCTAATGAATATATCATCATAAAGGAGTTTTTGGGATGGGCACAATCGTATGTCAAACATGTGATGCGACGATTGCACACTTTGAAGACGAAAAAGTGACAACGCTTTACGGAAAATGCTGCAAATGCGATCGTGACGGGGATGCAGAAGAGAAAGAATAAAGAAGTGGTCAAACGATGGGGGAAGGTTTGCATATAGCGCGCATGTGAAAGGGGCACATGCGCGCCTTTTATTTTATGAAAAAGAAAAAACGCAAGCCAGTATTGGCTTGCGTTTTTCTAACGGATTGGCTTATGTTCTTTAATCACCCGCAATGTTTGCAGCGTGTCGTCTTCCGGCCCTTGCACCGGCAGACCGACTTCTAAATTCTTTTTGATATAGTTTAAATTTTCTTGGGTAATAATTTCTCCAGGAATAAAAATCGGAATTCCTGGCGGATAAACCATGATAAATTCAGCAATAATCCGGCCTGCCGATTCTTCAAATGGCACGACTTCCGTTTCCGCGTAAAACGCGTCGCGCGGAGTTAAGGCAAGAGTAGGGATGTCCGGCAATAATACTTTCGGCTTTACTCCTTCCGCCGCCTGGTGGCGGAATTGTTCAGATAAATGGCGAAGAGCATTCACAAGCGCGTTTGCTTCCCGCTCCGTATCTCCAGGCGTAATAATGCATAAAATGTTGTACAAATCGGATAACTCTACTTCAATGTTGTACATTTCCCGCAGCCATTTCTCGACGTCGTATCCTGTTAAACCTAGTTCTTTGACAGAGATGGTAAGCTTGGTTGGATCGTAATGATATGTTGCTTCCGTTCCTAAAATTTCTTTTCCTACACAATAAAGATAAGGGATTTCGTTTATTTGTCGCCGGGTCTTTTCTGCAAGCTGAATAGCTTTTTCAATATGTTCCCGTCCTTGTGTAGCAAGCCATTTGCGTGCAACATCTAAAGAGGCTAGCAACAAATAAGAAGTAGATGTTGTCGTTAGCATGCTTAAAATAGCTTGTACGTGTTTTGCGGATACGAGTCCTTCACGTACGTTTAAAATAGAACTTTGCGTCAAAGAACCGCCTAATTTATGAACGCTTGTTGCTGCCATATCCGCCCCAGCTTGCATAGCGGAAAGCGGAAGATCTTCATGAAAATGAATATGGACACCATGTGCTTCATCAACGAGAACAGGAACGTGATAGGAATGAGCGATTTCAACAATTTTCTTTAAATCCCCGGCGATGCCGAAATAGGTTGGGTTAATCACGAGTACTCCTTTGGCGTCCGGGTGTTGCTTGAGCGCTTTTTCGACTGCTTCTGGTGTGATGCCGTGGGAAATGCCAAGCTCTTTATCAATTTCCGGATGAATGAAAATCGGTGTTGCACCAGAAAAGACAATAGCAGACATGACCGATTTATGCACGTTGCGCGGAACGATGATTTTGTCGCCGGGACTAGCAACGGACATCACCATGGCCATAATGGCACCGCTTGTCCCTTGGACAGAAAAAAATGTATAATCGGCCCCGAATGCTTCTGCTGCTAGCTCTTGAGCGTGCTTGATAATGCCTTTTGGGTGATGAAGATCATCGAGAGGACCGATATTAATCAAATCCATAGCTAACGCATTTTCTCCAATAAAATCACGAAACTCAGGATCCATCCCTGCCCCTTTTTTATGGCCAGGAATATGGAATTGGATAGGATTTTTTCTGATATGTTCTAATAATCCTGTGAACAATGGTGTTTCAAACTGCGACAATGTTTTTTCACACCTCTTTTTGCATAAAAATAAAACAAGTGCATTATAGCATTTATTTTTTTATTTGCAAAGCATGAATTGCTTGTAAAATTTTCTATCACATAAATTAAGGATATAAAGAGGAAAATAGCCATATCAACGAGAAACATAGTATACTTAATAAGAAGGAGGGAAAAGCATGATTTGGAAAACGAGAGTAACAGAGTTGCTTGGCATTACATATCCGATTATTCAAGGAGGGCTTGCCTATTTAGCGTATGCCGATTTGGCGGCCGCGGTCTCTAACGCCGGAGGCTTAGGACAAATTACGGCAATGTCGCTAGAAAGCCCGGAACGATTGCGTGAGGAAATTCGCAAAGTAAAAGACAAAACCGATCGTCCATTTGGCGTCAATTTTGCGATCGGACAGCACGGCCGTCCGTTTCAGCATATGCTCGAAGCCGCATTGGAAGAAGGTGTGCCTGTAGTTTCCGTCACGGGAGGAAATCCGGCCCCGTTTTTTGAACAACTAAAAGGGACAAACGTGAAAAAACTCGTATTGGTTGCCGCTGTTCGCCAAGCGGTTAAAGCAGAAGAGCTTGGCGCCGATGCAGTGATGGTGGTCGGCCAAGAAGGGGGCGGCCATTTAGGAAAATATGATACAGGGACGTTTGTTCTGATTCCGAAAGTAGTCGATTCGGTGTCGATTCCGGTGATTGCTTCAGGCGGCATCGGCGATGGGCGCGGCTTGATGGCGGCGTTGGCGCTTGGGGCGGAAGGTATTGAAATGGGAACAAGATTTATTGCGACAAAGGAATGCGTCCATGCTCATCCGATCTATAAAGAAATGCTGGTGAAAGGATCGGAGAATGATACGGTCGTCATTAAACGGACGTTAGGAGCGCCAGGCCGTGCGATTGCCAATGAGTGGACGCAAAAAATATTAGAAATCGAGGACAAGGGCGGCACCTACGAGCAGCTGAAAGAATATATCAGCGGCGAAGCGAACCGACGCTTTATTTACGATGGAAAAATAAACGAAGGGTTTGCCTGGGCCGGGCAAGTGATGGGATTAATTAAAGACATCCCAACGGTAGCAGAATTGTTTGCGCGCATGATTAGTGAAGCGGAGCAAATCCGGCGCAGATGGGCAAACTAGCGTTGGAGGTGTAGGCGATGAATTATTCCTACCCGTTTTCCTATGACTGGTCAACGCAAGAAATTATTGATGTCATCAAATTTTTTGAAGCGATTGAAACCGTCTATGAAAAAGGAATGGAACGGGAAAAACTAATGCACACATACCGCCGTTTTAAAGAAATTGTCCCAAGCAAAAGCGAAGAAAAAAAATTATGCGATGAATTTGAACAGGCAAGCGGCTATTCATCCTATCAAGTAATGAAAAAAGCGAAAGCAGCAAAAAACGGCGATTGGATTCACATGGCATGAATGAGCCGCATAGATGGCACAGCGCGAAAAGTAGGTGAATACACAAATTTGTTGCATACCCCCTTTTTTTCACATAATATATATAAAACAAAATAACTATCAGAAAATTTTGTATTTATCCAAAGGCTTTTCGGGATCATAGCGAAAGGGGTGCTTATGCACATGAAAAAAACAATGAATTCGGTGAAGCGTACGGACGGAGAGAAGCGCATGGCGGTATTGCGGCTAGAATTAGATTATGAGTTAGCGACGCTGTATGAAGCGATGATGGAAAACGATGAAGAAAAGAAAAAAGAATGCAAACGAAGATTGGAAAAACTGCGTCAAGAATTAATGCGCCTTCAAGTATGACAGCACATTTAAGGCGAACCACCTTCAGCGGTTCGTTTTTTTCTTGAAACGTGCCGGCGCCTCTTTCGCTAATGAAACATTTTTTATGCGTACATACTTCGCGGAAAGCAGGAGGTAGAATATGCAAAAAACAAAAACATGGGAAGAAATCGATCGTTATGCCCGACAATGGATAAAGGAAGCAGGAGCAAGAATCCGTGCTACATTTGCACAAAAGCTGACGGTGGAAACAAAATCGCACCGCAACGATCTCGTCACCAATGTCGATCGCGAAACAGAGCGCTTTTTTATTGAAAACATAAAAAAAACATTCCCCCACCATCACGTGCTAGGGGAAGAGGGGTTTGGCGATAACATCACCACCCTCGAAGGCATTGTCTGGATTATTGATCCGATCGATGGAACGATGAATTTTGTTCATCAGCAGCGAAACTTTGCGATTTCTATCGGCGTGTTTGAAAATGGAGTCGGAATGTTAGGATATGTGTACGATGTCGTGCAGGATGAACTGTATGCCGCGCGCAAAGGCGAAGGAGCGTTTTTGAACGATAAGCCGCTTCCCCCTTTAGAACCGGTATCTGTTTCTGAAGCGATCATCTCGTTAAATGCTACATGGGTAACAGAAAATAAACGAATCGATCCGAGCGTATTGGCTCCGCTCGTCAAAGATGTGAGAGGAACGCGTTCATACGGATCCGCGGCGCTCGAAATGGCATATGTCGCCGCAGGCTTCTTGGACGCCTATATTACGATGCGCCTGTCGCCGTGGGATTTCGCCGGTGGGCTTGTGCTTGTACAGGAAGTCGGCGGCATTGTGACAAATTTGTATGGTGAGCCGCTTCGTCTCCTGGAAAGAAACTCCGTATTTGTGTCAAAGCCGGGATTGCATGAAGAAATTTTACAAAAATACATTCATCATTAGAACGGGACAAACTAGGAAGTTGTCCCATTTTCTATAGCATTCCTTTTTCGCGCATTCGTTTTTTGCGGGCAAATCCGATGCCGACAATAACCAATAAAACGATGACGGATAAAATAACGCCGATAATGCTTTGTTCCGCGATAAAAATGCCGATGGCCATAATGGCGATGACCGCGAATATCGCCAATAAAAGCGGAATCGGTTGAATCTGTTTCATTTGTTTATTATTCTCCTTTCCTGTTGAGCGGTAAAATTTTGCGTTTTTCTTTAGTGTACAGGAAAATATGCCGCTTTTCTATCTTTATGATATAATAAACGAGCAGTTTACACATAGGAGTGACACACCTTGACAAAAAGAAGAGAAGATCTCCGCAATATTGCAATTATCGCACACGTAGACCATGGCAAAACAACGTTAGTGGATCAATTGCTGCGGCAGTCGGGAACGTTCCGTGAAAACGAACATGTAGAAGAACGTGCTTTGGACCGGAACGATTTGGAAAGAGAACGTGGGATTACCATCTTAGCGAAAAATACTGCCGTTCAGTATAAAGGAACGCGCATTAATATTTTAGATACGCCTGGCCATGCTGATTTCGGCGGGGAAGTAGAACGGATCATGCGACTTGTGGATGGCGTTTTATTGGTTGTAGACGCCTATGAAGGCTGCATGCCGCAGACGCGCTTTGTGCTGAAAAAGGCGCTTGAGCAGCAGCTGACGCCTATTGTTGTCGTCAATAAAATTGACCGTGAGTTCGCGCGACCGGAGGAAGTCGTCGACGAAGTGATTGACTTATTTATTGAATTAGGAGCATCGGAAGATCAGCTCGAGTTTCCGGTTATCTATACTTCGGCGCTGCACGGAACGGCGAGCTTGGATCCTCACGAGCAAGAGAAAGATATGAGCGTATTATTTGAAACGATTATCGATCATATTCCAGCGCCGTTGGATAATCGGGAGGAACCGCTACAATTTCAAGTGGCGCTGCTTGATTACAACGAGTACGTTGGGCGTATCGGTATCGGCCGTATCTTTCGCGGCACAATGAAAGTCGGACAGCAAGTGGCGCTAATGAAATTGGATGGTTCAGTGAAAACGTTCCGCGTCACCAAATTGTTTGGGTTTATCGGCTTAAAACGGATAGAAATTACCGAGGCAGAAGCAGGAGATATTGTCGCGGTGGCGGGAATGGAAGATATTAACGTCGGGGAAACGGTATGCCCGTTTGATCATCAAGAAGCATTGCCACCGCTTCGCATTGATGAACCGACTTTGAAAATGACGTTTTTAGTGAACAATAGCCCATTTGCCGGACGCGAAGGCAAATATGTTACGGCAAGAAAGCTAGAGGAACGCCTGCGTACCCAGCTCGAGACGGATGTCAGCCTGCGCGTGGAAAATACGGATTCTCCTGATGCGTGGATCGTTTCCGGGCGCGGCGAGCTTCATTTATCGATTTTGATTGAAAACATGCGTCGCGAGGGATATGAGTTGCAAGTGTCCAAGCCGGAAGTGATTATGAAAGAAATCGATGGCGTGCTTTGCGAGCCGGTGGAACGGGTCATCATTGATATTCCAGAAGAATATACCGGGGCAATTATGGAATCAATCGGGGCCCGCAAAGGCGAGCTGGTGGATATGGTCCATAATGAAAATGGACAAGTGCGCCTCGTCTTTATGGTGCCTTCGCGCGGATTGATTGGTTATCGAACGGAGTTTATGTCATTGACACGCGGATATGGAATTTTAAACCATTCGTTTGACCATTATGCACCGGCACAAAGTGGACAAGTAGGGGGTCGCCGCCAAGGAGTGCTCATTTCTATGGAAACCGGTAAAGCAACGGCGTATGGCATTATGCAGCTAGAAGACCGTGGAACGATTTTTGTCGAGCCGGGGACGGAGGTATATGAAGGAATGATTGTCGGTGAGCACAATCGCGAAAACGATTTGGTCGTCAATATTTGCCGGGAAAAACATATGACGAACATCCGCTCGTCGACAAAAGAGCAAACGGTCACCATGAAAAAGCCGCGTTTAATGACGCTTGAAGAAGCGCTTGAATACTTAAATGACGATGAGTATTGCGAAGTAACACCAAAGTCGATTCGCCTGCGCAAAAAAATACTAAATAAAAGCGAGCGCGAAAAGCTGGAGAAGAAAAAGAAAGCAGCACAGCAGGCGAAATAAGGGAGGGGATTTGGTGAATGTTTTAGAACGCCTCACATTTTTTGCGTCGTTATATAAAGTGGACGCAAATCCGGAGAAAGGGATGTGGCTGCTTTACATTACGATTTTCCTCTTGGCTGCCGTTGTGTACCGTCTCGGTTTTGCCAAGAAGCTTCCTTTGCTGAAAAACGTCATCATCTATGCGCTGTTGGCGTTAGGCTGCACGATTTTAACCTTTTTTGCCGTATTTTTGCCGATTGCGGAAGGATTGGTAATCGCCGCTCTCGTATTAATTATTTATAAAGTCCGCCTATACCAATCCAAAAAACACGAGATGAAAGAAGAAAAGTAAGGCGGTGAAACGGTGAAATCGTTGCAAGATGCCCTCTATAATTGGCTGACGATCTATGTGGTGGCCCAGGCGCGTCCAGACGATATGGCAGCGCAAGAGACAGCTTTCTTTTTTTACGAAATACTAAGGAACGATTTTCAAATTACTGGTCTAGAAGTAAACAAAGATGAAGCCGGGGAAATGTATATCGTTCACTACGAGCGGAACGGAGAAAAACAAGCGGCGCGGTTTCCAGTGGAGCTAATTGATGTGATGCTGAAGCAAATAGAAAACAATCCAGAAAAATATCGCAACTATCTTTCCTAAAAAAGCCGGGTTTCCCCGGCTTTTTTAGTGTAAAACTCAAGATGATGCCGCCAGCAAGTCCTGAAAAAAGGCCGGCTAGATTGATCATTTACCATTCATCATCGGACAATGTGGAACGATATATACGAAATTTTCCAGTTGCTAGCCGTGCTTTCGTTTTTTCGGCGATGCGATCGTAACACTCCTTGCACATATAGGTGTGAATAGGGCGGTTGCGCAGCCGTTTTGCCAGCAGCGATTCATCAGCAATCGTATCAATTCGGTCGCAAAGAACGCATTTCACTCTCATTGTACACCTCGTTGGTTCATGCAAATTTGTATCAGAAAATAAGGAAACTCCCACTTCAACCAATGGATTAGCAGATAGTGAGTTGACTTCATTATTATATCATGAATCCAAACATAGATGATACATATGCGGCAACGCGATGCCAAATAAAACGAGCCTAGCAAAGCTAGGCTCGTTATTTATTTAAGTATTCATTCGATTGTTTTTCTTGACGGTGATGGAGCTGTTGCTCTTCTTTCTTGTTTAGTTGCGAATCATTTTCATCGGTTGGCTCAGGTGGTGTCGTTTCCAATAAGTCGCTAGGC
This window contains:
- a CDS encoding dihydrolipoamide acetyltransferase family protein, which codes for MAFEFKLPDIGEGIHEGEIVKWFVKPGDEVNEDDVLCEVQNDKAVVEIPSPVKGKVLEILVEEGTVATVGQTLITFDAPGYENMTFKGQEQDEPKQQEKPQEMSKEEKSEAAAPQAEPSKQPEVDPNRRVIAMPSVRKYAREKGVDIRLVQGTGKNGRVLKSDIDAFLAGGAETAQKQETPAAKEEKAAAAAAQQPVVLEGEFPETREKMSGIRRAIAKAMVNSKHTAPHVTLMDEVDVTKLVAHRKKFKEAAAEKGIKLTFLPYVVKALTSALREFPVLNTSIDDETEEIIHKHYYNIGIAADTDRGLLVPVIKHADRKPIFALAKEINELATKAREGKLAPNEMKGASCTITNIGSAGGQWFTPVINHPEVAILGIGRIAEKPIVRDGEIVVAPVLALSLSFDHRMIDGATAQKALNHIKRLLNDPELLLMEA
- the lpdA gene encoding dihydrolipoyl dehydrogenase; its protein translation is MVVGDFAIETETLVVGAGPGGYVAAIRAAQLGQKVTIVEKGNLGGVCLNVGCIPSKALISASHRYEEAKHSEEIGIKAENVTVDFSKVQQWKASVVKKLTSGVEGLLKGNKVEIVQGEAYFVDANTVRVVNGDKAQTYTFKNAIIATGSRPIELPSFKFSNRVLDSTGALNLQEIPKSLVVIGGGYIGVELGTAYANFGTKVTIVEGADEILSGFEKQMTAIVKRRLKKKGVEIFTNALAKGVEEREDGVTVTFEVKGETKTIDADYVLVTVGRRPNTDELGLEQIGIKMTDRGLIEVDKQCRTSVPNIFAIGDIVPGPALAHKASYEGKIAAEAIAGKPSEVDYIAIPAVVFSDPECASVGYFEQQAKDEGIDVVTAKFPFAANGRALSLNDTDGFVKLVARKEDGVIIGAQIIGPNASDMIAELGLAIEAGMTAEDIALTIHAHPTLGEIAMEAAEAVLGTPIHIITK
- a CDS encoding DUF1885 family protein, which codes for MATHAYIKLVPASKQKTITLEEVKQLFQYYRDILSKTGEQLGWRYEQAAFPYQLVETDEGKGKWFYLKGDGHRYRAIIVGVGTHAETNGESEQSFIQITLPNEATYGDKGKANEFCKFLAKKLEGELHLFNGKVMYFCKR
- a CDS encoding DUF3055 domain-containing protein, which translates into the protein MNLFEKLYDEYEKVKVRFVGFIAKDTRYDFGIVYTNMFFGKPLVICMQTGRSILLDPKDVENHKYLQQIFRIDTEEQAADLAEFFSVVLPFTSVHPEYEY
- a CDS encoding GapA-binding peptide SR1P yields the protein MGTIVCQTCDATIAHFEDEKVTTLYGKCCKCDRDGDAEEKE
- a CDS encoding aminotransferase class I/II-fold pyridoxal phosphate-dependent enzyme, which gives rise to MSQFETPLFTGLLEHIRKNPIQFHIPGHKKGAGMDPEFRDFIGENALAMDLINIGPLDDLHHPKGIIKHAQELAAEAFGADYTFFSVQGTSGAIMAMVMSVASPGDKIIVPRNVHKSVMSAIVFSGATPIFIHPEIDKELGISHGITPEAVEKALKQHPDAKGVLVINPTYFGIAGDLKKIVEIAHSYHVPVLVDEAHGVHIHFHEDLPLSAMQAGADMAATSVHKLGGSLTQSSILNVREGLVSAKHVQAILSMLTTTSTSYLLLASLDVARKWLATQGREHIEKAIQLAEKTRRQINEIPYLYCVGKEILGTEATYHYDPTKLTISVKELGLTGYDVEKWLREMYNIEVELSDLYNILCIITPGDTEREANALVNALRHLSEQFRHQAAEGVKPKVLLPDIPTLALTPRDAFYAETEVVPFEESAGRIIAEFIMVYPPGIPIFIPGEIITQENLNYIKKNLEVGLPVQGPEDDTLQTLRVIKEHKPIR
- a CDS encoding NAD(P)H-dependent flavin oxidoreductase — protein: MIWKTRVTELLGITYPIIQGGLAYLAYADLAAAVSNAGGLGQITAMSLESPERLREEIRKVKDKTDRPFGVNFAIGQHGRPFQHMLEAALEEGVPVVSVTGGNPAPFFEQLKGTNVKKLVLVAAVRQAVKAEELGADAVMVVGQEGGGHLGKYDTGTFVLIPKVVDSVSIPVIASGGIGDGRGLMAALALGAEGIEMGTRFIATKECVHAHPIYKEMLVKGSENDTVVIKRTLGAPGRAIANEWTQKILEIEDKGGTYEQLKEYISGEANRRFIYDGKINEGFAWAGQVMGLIKDIPTVAELFARMISEAEQIRRRWAN
- a CDS encoding UPF0223 family protein; translation: MNYSYPFSYDWSTQEIIDVIKFFEAIETVYEKGMEREKLMHTYRRFKEIVPSKSEEKKLCDEFEQASGYSSYQVMKKAKAAKNGDWIHMA
- a CDS encoding inositol monophosphatase family protein — its product is MQKTKTWEEIDRYARQWIKEAGARIRATFAQKLTVETKSHRNDLVTNVDRETERFFIENIKKTFPHHHVLGEEGFGDNITTLEGIVWIIDPIDGTMNFVHQQRNFAISIGVFENGVGMLGYVYDVVQDELYAARKGEGAFLNDKPLPPLEPVSVSEAIISLNATWVTENKRIDPSVLAPLVKDVRGTRSYGSAALEMAYVAAGFLDAYITMRLSPWDFAGGLVLVQEVGGIVTNLYGEPLRLLERNSVFVSKPGLHEEILQKYIHH
- a CDS encoding DUF5325 family protein, which produces MKQIQPIPLLLAIFAVIAIMAIGIFIAEQSIIGVILSVIVLLVIVGIGFARKKRMREKGML
- the typA gene encoding translational GTPase TypA, which encodes MTKRREDLRNIAIIAHVDHGKTTLVDQLLRQSGTFRENEHVEERALDRNDLERERGITILAKNTAVQYKGTRINILDTPGHADFGGEVERIMRLVDGVLLVVDAYEGCMPQTRFVLKKALEQQLTPIVVVNKIDREFARPEEVVDEVIDLFIELGASEDQLEFPVIYTSALHGTASLDPHEQEKDMSVLFETIIDHIPAPLDNREEPLQFQVALLDYNEYVGRIGIGRIFRGTMKVGQQVALMKLDGSVKTFRVTKLFGFIGLKRIEITEAEAGDIVAVAGMEDINVGETVCPFDHQEALPPLRIDEPTLKMTFLVNNSPFAGREGKYVTARKLEERLRTQLETDVSLRVENTDSPDAWIVSGRGELHLSILIENMRREGYELQVSKPEVIMKEIDGVLCEPVERVIIDIPEEYTGAIMESIGARKGELVDMVHNENGQVRLVFMVPSRGLIGYRTEFMSLTRGYGILNHSFDHYAPAQSGQVGGRRQGVLISMETGKATAYGIMQLEDRGTIFVEPGTEVYEGMIVGEHNRENDLVVNICREKHMTNIRSSTKEQTVTMKKPRLMTLEEALEYLNDDEYCEVTPKSIRLRKKILNKSEREKLEKKKKAAQQAK
- a CDS encoding YlaH-like family protein gives rise to the protein MNVLERLTFFASLYKVDANPEKGMWLLYITIFLLAAVVYRLGFAKKLPLLKNVIIYALLALGCTILTFFAVFLPIAEGLVIAALVLIIYKVRLYQSKKHEMKEEK